TCCGATCGGAAGCAAACGTCGCATCCATCCAAGATATGGCATTATTGTATGAGGTGCGACTTAGACCAGGCGGGAGGTCGCCGTCTTTGGCGGATGAAGATTCTGgagtcttccttttccctttgcctttgccttttGAATGTTGGGCATCCGATTTCCCAGTTGACTGCACAGGAGGCGTCATTTCATCAGTCAGGTCCACGTGCTCCGTACCCTGGAGGTTGATATTGGAGAAAGCTTGACCTTGCCTCGCTCTTATCTCGTCATTGATGTCAACTGGTGGTTGGTTTGAGTCCCTTGCGTATCGGCCTTGGGCATCCATTTTGTCAAACACCTCCGACAATATGTAGAAGACACGGCAATCTTTGTTGTGGTAAGTCTCAAAAGATGGATTCTCCTACACATTTAAAGCCAAAATTAACACAGAGGATATATCTAAAATTCTATTTATACTTTATAAGCTTATgtgatagaaaagaaaaaattaaatggaATACCTTAATCACATCTTGCCATTTGATTTCATCCATGGTTACAGTCTGGAGGATGGGATCCCATCCGGCCCCAGTCACCCTCATTCGCATGCGATTGTATTCTTGAGTCTGATGGCGTAAAGCATAATACTTCGCCTTGATTTGAGAAATATCAAAGTGGCATCCCTTTTTGGCAAATTTATCAACAATTGCCGGGAACACCTCACTCTTTAAGTTGCCCTTGTTAATTCTATTAGCCCGTTTTAATTCAACCAAGTACTCCGCAAATTCAACCTCTCGCTCCATTGGAAATTGGGCTCGACCTTGCCTCGATGAACCAACCATACCGGCCATTGGTTTTTTACGCTTTATGTAGGACAAATAAGGATTAGCAAAAATTGACTATTACAGACACTAAACAGAAATTGAATAGCATCTTAGCCCCAAAACAGATATATAGCAAAATATTAAAGTAAATCCCTTGAATCATATGCAAATAATACCAATTTCCAACCACGGCAGCCATGAAAACGGAACATACAAAATAGTTAATTCAATATATTAGTGAAAGGGTTGTGAAAAGAGACGAATTCAATAATACCTTGAAGTAATTGGTGATGCAAAGCTGTAAATCGTTCTCTCCACACTCGGACCAAGCAGTCGTAACAGAAACAGGAAGTTTGAGTTTTCGGACTGTGAATTAAAGTGAAAATTAGTCCTTAGCAAAAGCTACCAGAAAAATACATGCAAGTGAAAGTCAAAATACCCCGAAACAAACCTCTAGAAATGGATCTAGTGCGCGGCGGCATAAACCTGTTAACAATGTAAGAATGAATGTATGCCTATAtctcaaattaatttttttttttgtcaaactatATCTCAAATTAATTAGAATGCAGCAAAATTACCAACCTCTATATAGAACAGAAAAATACATGCAAGGAATAAATGAAAAACCATCCACTTTACTAAGCAAACAGTAGAATTTGAACTAATTCCGCTAACTCCCTATTTCACCTAAATCATGAAGGCATGAAAACTTTACTACTACTCATGAATTAATTTGTCAAAGCCTCAATAAGCACACAATTTAAGTGAAAAGTCTTTAGAAAGGAATCCTTCTAGTTTGGGTTGCAAACCCAAGAAACATAAATAATTAtagtaaataataaataaattaaacaagACACTGAGAAATAAATGATTTCTAGTTTGGGCGAGTGTTCTGAAGTTATACCAGTCACCACATTGCAAATAAATGATACTAGTAAAAACTAAAGGATGTAAGTTGAAGGATACTCAAGTGAGTATGCAAATTTCATAGGTAGATAGGAACGTGGTGGCTTGTATAGTTCACCAACTCATCTTCAAATTGGCATCCCTATCTACTTTTGCGTTCTTATTACAGAGCAAGAAATAATTGATTGATTTAGGTATAATAAATAGTTAGGTAAAATAAATAGTTTGCCTAATCAACGCCCTCGCTTAATTGGGACCTCAAcccttctatttttttcaaagtAAATAGAAGGAGCGACAACAAGCAGGAGTATACACTACTGATGGAAAGTGTGTATCAAGCGCTTCAAAACtaattagaaaaatcagaactctattaaaaatttgtttttcttagttATTAGTCTCCAAGAAATTTCaatcataaaaaatgaattttttttattcaatactATTAGGACCTCATTAATGTACCTAAATTCTATTAAATTTACACACAAACAATTAAATTCATTATCCATTGGCAATCTCATTATTCAAGTTCATTCGTCTAAAAAATCATTGTCCAAGGCTTGTCTTTATCAAACTTAATATTGTCAAACTaatcttgaaaaagaaaaactatttCCAAAACCTCACAATTGCCGGGAAATTCACCAATCAAGCAAAATAAACGCTTTCAACAACAGCAAAGACAGCAAGAATAACAAGAACAACCCAAGGGACTCCTCAGTTGAACCTCATATCCCACCAAGACCAATCAAAGCCTTTAAAACTCCTTCAAATACTTGCTCAATCTTGGCCCGGAGCAACAGAGCAACACAGAGCAATCAATTATGTGAAAAACCTTTAATCAACGCAGCACCCAAATTAATTCTCACAGACCAATGTTAAAGAATTAATTAACACATTACCCAAATTAATCAACACAGAGCTTTACCCTCTGTCCGAACTTGAGACCAAGTGTAACATTCCAATGGAGGGCTCTGACAACCGTCCCAGGCAGTTCACGGCTTGGACCAAGTActcaaaaatttgtgcggctcAGATCACGtcttgtaactcgattttcacgccgtgtgggacccacaaaaatattgttttattttACTCGTTGTTGTTCAATTGTTACACCTTGTACAGATGATGTTACACCATGTACAAATGGTGTTACACCTTCCGGAGCGGTTGTCAACATCACCATGTACAAATGGTGTGTTACACCTTCCGGAGCGGTTGTCTTACTCGCTATTGTTCAATTGTTACACCTTGTACAGATGATGTTACACCATGTACAAATGGTTTTACACCTTCTGGAGCGGTTGTCAACATCACCATGTACAAATGGTGTGTTACACCTTCCGGAGCGGTTGTTCTGACAACCGCTCCAGCCCCGCGTCCCAATTAACTCAGCATTTCTCCAAATGTTGGCTTATTTAATACCAAAACAATAAAGAATCAATTAGCGCAGCACGCCATACAAAGTGActaatcaacaaaaaaaaatcccaaaaattgCTTCTGGAATGCCGCGGTTTCAGAGGCAAAAAATCGATGCGTGCCTTCCTCAAATCTAAGCTACTGGCTGAAGGAAACTTACCTAAATGGAAGCACAGCAGAATTGTGGCAAACGGACTGGCACAGCCGTTTGTCGGAGGAGGAGCAGTTGCGGGGGAGGGGATGAATTTGTTCTTCGCCGAACGT
This region of Coffea arabica cultivar ET-39 chromosome 3c, Coffea Arabica ET-39 HiFi, whole genome shotgun sequence genomic DNA includes:
- the LOC140038063 gene encoding uncharacterized protein; protein product: MAGMVGSSRQGRAQFPMEREVEFAEYLVELKRANRINKGNLKSEVFPAIVDKFAKKGCHFDISQIKAKYYALRHQTQEYNRMRMRVTGAGWDPILQTVTMDEIKWQDVIKENPSFETYHNKDCRVFYILSEVFDKMDAQGRYARDSNQPPVDINDEIRARQGQAFSNINLQGTEHVDLTDEMTPPVQSTGKSDAQHSKGKGKGKRKTPESSSAKDGDLPPGLSRTSYNNAISWMDATFASDRSTSQSVDAPPPPPAATTAPPVPIYVDDDLYSMAKARAALDAITGLPDKVAVKAAVKLADSVDHRMMFLTQPSEARKRLYALTIGGGPTR